The Engraulis encrasicolus isolate BLACKSEA-1 chromosome 22, IST_EnEncr_1.0, whole genome shotgun sequence sequence GATAAACTGCCCAAGCCAAGGTGAGGATTTAGCAGTGATTGGCCTGCCGTggccaagcggtagggcacttgtctaccatgcagctgacccgggttcaattcccggcccgggtcctttgccggcccttccctgtctctctcccaattcacttcctgtccacctctcacactgtccaatcaaataaagttgaaaaagactaAAAAAATGAATGagttaataaatgaataaataataattgtTAATAACTGCCTCTTGTCCTATGTAGACCTGGCTGCTGTGCGGGACACAGTCCGGCAGAGTCCTTCAAAACCTCCATGGAGTTCCCGGACGAGACCCTGATGTTCATCAAGTCCCACCCCCTCATGGATGCTGCAGTGCCTTCCATTGGGGATGAGCCGTGGTTCACCAAGACGCGAGTCAGGTAAGGACGTCTCCATCTAACCGTGACATCCAAGGCTGAAATAcctcccggtccgggtccttggccggaccttccccatctctctctcccagctcacttcctgtctctccttcactatcctatctaacaaaaaccaataaaggctgaaaagtccccccaaaaaatgaatgtctttaaaTGCTTTATTTTTACACCATGTCTTGTTCCTCAGGTACAGGCTGACGGCGCTGGCCGTTGACAGTGAGGCAGGACCCAACAGGAACCACACAGTGGTGTTTATCGGCTCGGAGGCGGGCGTCGTGCTCAAGGTCCTTGCCAAGTCGTCCCCCTTCTCCCTTAATGACAGCGTACTGCTGGAGGAGATTGATGTCTTCAACCGGGCAAAGTATGTGGGCTCCTTTCCAAATAACCTGATAGTCTCCCcttattcttttttctttcaacATACTCTATACTCTGATTTCAAAATTTCCCCAAGCTCATATAAAAGGCCCCTCTTCTTACTGGAAGTGTTCGTTGTTGAAATGTTGTTGTGTTACCTCGAGGCTACACAAACACTGAAGGACTCTCAAGTCAATTAAAAGTggaatcagctgtgtgtgtgtgatatttcctGACCTATCTATTGTTTTCCCTTTTCGTTCACTCCAGGTGTTTATCAAACAATGAGGACGACCGGCACATCCTGTCATTCCACCTGGATAAGGACACGCACACGCTGTATGTGGCCTTCTCCAGCTGCGTCGTCCGCATCCCCCTGAGCCGCTGCGAGCGCTACAGCTCCTGCCAAAAGTGAGTCtgcagtagtgttgcaccgataccgataccagtatcggtggatcggcactaaaatggtggtatcggtatcggcgagtaccaacaaatagggcaccgataccatttacaggtgcttgtatgacacttaaacagccttgaaattagttatttcatagaggtatttaaaaagtataagaagttttgctggattcactttgtattagtctttttcctgtttcacaaaggtaggcagcagctcCTGCCAAAAGTGAGTCCTGCcttgtagggctgggcaatatgacgacacatatcgttatcgtgatatgaacgtgtatatcgtgacctttctcctatatcgtttacatcgtgatagtaatttgatcaatttcatacaattgaatatcatttaattacatttcatgttgtcacaatacacactataagttcatgtaactgtaaaaataagaataaaaagatccattttaaagaaaggttgttttgcgacatgaaaaaataaagagcaaataaagagaataactgaaaatgtatgtaattgtgctatatcgtgatatatatcgttatcgtgatataaagtaatccatatcgtgatatcgttttttttccatatcgcccagccctactgccTAGCGTTCTTGACCACATGGGACGAGCTCCTGCTTAACACTCACGCTGGCAGCACTTATGCTGGCAACATCCATCCGCGCTGTTCCGCTAATaagctttttttcttcctccgttTTGTCATCTCTTTTTGTAGGTCATGCATCGCATCAAGGGACCCGTACTGTGGTTGGATGCCTCACGGTGCCTGCGAGAAGATTCCTCCGGGTGTGCTGTAAGTAGCCAAGACTTGCCATGCATACTGGTGACAAACAGCTGGTTGTGGATTGCCATTCCTCTGTGCCATTCCTGTGCCAATTACGCAATGTGCAATGTCCAGTGTGCATTCCACTCatatctctcccctctgtctgaacTTTACAGGACGGGCTATGAACAAGACGTGGAAAATGGCAACACAACGCGACTAGGGGACTGTCATGGTGAGACCTCATTGGCCATCCATTGAACCCATGCTCACAAACACCATTACGTAGCTCACAGTCGTCACTATAGTAACCTCTCACGACATTCTTCTTCAGAAccgttactactactactactcctaccacTACAGCACACATCCAACAGCCATGCTGTACTAATAATTGCACATGTAATACATTATTAATGTGACAAACAATGCTAGCACAAGAAGCCTCAAGCTGGACTTCCAGTTGAACTGGAACAGTTGTCTCGCACTGGGAACGTTTTTCCCCAGTGGACGCGACCAAATGGATAACCCAGCGATGTCTTTTTGCCCTCTTTTGTTATTTgcttaaacttaaaaaaaaaaaaaaaatcaagagtcttttttatttttgtgttttatAATTTTGGATTATTTTTATGCTGATTTCCTGTTCCTTTAATTCCTTTAGAATTTTTGGCTACTACATCTGCGCCAGATTACAAATCATATGGCGACCCAACCTCTGGTTAGTTTTTATTTCCTGTTTTATTACTCCAATTGATTTCCTTCCTTCCTGAGTTCAGCATTCACCTTCcgctcctcactcctcactccctcACTTCCTGCGCTGCTACTGGCCCCCATTCAGCTTTCTAACATCGCTGTCCATCGCTCACCACCTTGTCATCTCAGGCACCCAAAGACCTCTCAGCGTCGTCCCCAAGTCATCTTTCTTCACCTGTGAAATCTTTTATCACACCTTTTTTCTTTGCTTCATTTCATGCATGGATGTCACCTCCTTTCTGGActgcaacccccctcccccctctcccctccccccaccccctcactcactcccctcacctcacctcctgaTGACTCTTCCTTTCCACTTTCAAAAGAGCAACTCTGATCCTTTTCCCCTTCAAACTGTATTCTGTCTGACAAACGAATGTTTATGAATTTAACTGCCATTAAAAAAAAGCTAATCGTTAATCATCAAGCCTGTTACCCAGAACAAATTCTATAACTGTAGAACTATCACTGTTCAAAATACCTACACTGTGTGTCTGGGTAAACatgcttttaataataatacattaaaaacgtgaaaaaagatttaaaaaaaaattggaattAACTAACCAATGTCCCTTCATCATACCTACTAACAAGGTTGTTAACAGAATGCTTTTCACACCGACTGATCTCGTTTGTTAACAATTTGTTTGCCACCACAGACATGGAGTTGTCATCACCGCCAGACTCAGTCACGCCACCAAAGGCTTCTGGCCCCATAGACTCACCCAAAATCATTGCCACAACACAGAAACCTGAACTCATTGGTTCAAGGAAATTTGTGCAGCAGGACGCGCCGGCCACGTCCAATTCTTTTGAGTCGCTCCCAGGTGTCCAGGAGGGTAAGGACCTTAACGGGGAGACGTCTGCTCGCTCTGCTGAATGGAGTCCTGGATAATAGCTGCCATTGTGTACCCTAAGGCCCCTAAGGCCATCGCCATcgccactaccacacacacactaccagcgAAACCAACCGTACTGACTGACAGCGGACTAGTGTCCCTGTCTGAGAGCATGCTTTTGTATTCTGGGCTGaacgacacagcacagcacagcactgcacagcactgcacatcaCAATAGCCAAGTCACGGAACATTCGCTAGGCAAAGTGTCCCATTCAGAATAAAATGCATGTGTGTTCCGCCAAAAAGAtttcatttttgaagctaaagAACATAACCATCACTCTCAACATCACATATAAAATTGTTACCAGTAAGATTGCAGATTCCGGAGCTATACAGGACTTCCATCAGCTTACATGGCAgtttttcctttgtttttgtattttatttgtttgtttgtctatgatTTATTTGTCATGCTATTTGATTATTACTTTCTATGTGTTTTCTTCTcatgtatatatacatgtattcTTTTTTGTTGGGTTTTTAATCATATCACTGGGATTCTCCTCCTTCTGTTTCCTTTCTCTTTGTTATTATTTGTCTGTACACCTGTCTTTATTTCcgtactgccatctacagcagcTATTATTAATAAGTATCAGTATAGTAGTAGCTATTAATATCCTTTGGTTGTTAGGAGACGTGTCGAAGGCCTGGAATTAACACAACACTCCTCAAGCAATCCCTGCACCTATGATGACTAACTCTTTTCAATGTCTGTGGTTACTAACAAATCTTAGGACCTTGAAACACAACCCAGGAGGTGTGTTgacctcccctcttttctctctctctctttctttgtgcgCAGTGGTTAatcattatttttcttttctgcTGACAAAAGGGTAGTAAATATTTTTCCATTAACCAAGGAGACACTTTCAACTTTCCAACTAAAACGCATGTTACTTAGAACAAAAGTCCTAATAATTAAGTATTAAATCAAGGTAAAGTATTTAACCGGTTTAAAAGTGTAAAAACCTGCTTGAAAATAACCCTCTGGTGAAgacaacactctctctccctttgcgaTTTCCTGAAGCCTCTTTGAATGAAAACTGACAAATACCTTTGGGGGTGGGAAAGGTGGAGAATTCATGCATTCATGCCGAGTTTTTGTTTCAAAATGGGAGTGAAAGACTGAAAGATAAAGATTAACAATTTATGGTCCCGTGTCTCATACATTGTGCTGTGTGTTTCAGGTATTTGGGATATTCGGTCAGCAGAGTCCAACCAGTTGGTACACATGAACATCCTGATCAGCTGCGTGTTCGCCGCGTTCCTGCTCGGCGCCTTCATCGCCGGTATGGTGGTGTACTGCTATCGGGACGCATTCCTGCGCAAGCCCAGGAAGATCCACAAGGACACGGAGTCCGCCCCGTCCTGCACAGACTCAACGGGCAGCTTTGCCAAGCTCAACGGTTTGTTTGACAGCCCGGTTAAGGAGTACCAGTCAAACATCGACTCCCCGAAGCTGTACACAAACCTCTTGAGCAACGGGAAGGACACGCCGCCAAGTGACGACACAAAGACCATGATACTGAGCAGCCAACCACCAGAGCTGGCTGCCCTCCCGACGCCAGAGTCTACGCCGGTGCTTCAGCAGAAGAGCCTTCAGCCCCTGAAGAACCAGTGGGAGAGGGCTCACGGCAAGGTCAACGGCGGGTCGCGCAAGGACTTCCCCTCCAGCCCTCCGCCACACACCGCTGTTGGACATGTTCACATTCCCAGCGCTGTGGTTCTCCCCAACGCCACACACGATCAGCGGTCAGCCTACAGCACCGCCGAGATGCCCCGCTCCGAGCGGAAAGTCCAAAACACAGAACAGTCTGGGTCCAAATCCAGCCGCAAGGACCACCGGACCTCGGTGGACGCCAGGAATACCTTGAACGATCTTCTGAAGCACCTGAATGACAACAACGGTGCGCAGAAGGCCATTCTCGTGGAAATGCCGCAGAAGTCCAGGCAGCACCTGATGCTGGACCCCATGGTGAGCATGACGGAAATACCGCCAAAAGTTCCCAGCCGGGAGGCCTCGCTGTACTCCCCTTCCTCCTCGCTGCCCAGGAACAGCCCCACTAAACGGGTGGACGTGCCCACCACTCCCACCACTCCTACGTCACCCACGGGCTTCCCCATGAGCACTTTGGAGAGGCAGCGGGCGTACCACCGCAGCTCCTCCCAGAGGCACTCCATCTCCTCCATGCCCAAGGGCATGCACTCGCCCAACGGGGTGCCGGTGTCGCGGCAGCCCAGCATGAACAGGGGAGGGGGGCACCACATGCCTCCCACACCCCCCTCGAGGCTGGACTCGCACGCGTCGCCCATGATGGGCATGCACCCGCCGCAGCAGGCCTCCGTGTCGCGGCAGAGCAGCTACAGTGGCCACGGTTCGCTGCCGCGCATGGGGCTGAAAAGGACTCCTTCGCTAAAGCCGGACGTGCCCCCCAAACCCAACGGCTTCGTGCCACAGACTACGCAAATGAGGGTGGTGAACAAATACAGTTACTAACTTAACAGAGCAACACTGGGTTTGTTGTGTTTCACTCTTGCTGACTGGCAGGCGGGGCGAGCACATACGTCTACTACGCATAGACCTGAGGCAGGTTACGCGCTAGCATTGCTATTGCTAGCATTGCTATTGCTAGCATTGCTACGAGTCTCCCTGAGGAGTGCCCGGCCTGAGAGTGGCACTCTGTGAacttaaagagaaaaaaaagggaacTCACAAGTGGCCAAAGAAGCTACTCTGGCTTACGTCCACCAGTTGTCATTTCTGTTTTCACGCCATTCACAACTCGAGTGacaggtggcaggcaggcaggcaggcaggcagcctgtaGGGAAGGGCCCTCCACTTCAAGACCccgagacaagacgagacgagaggagaagagaagcgaagcggCTCGGCCAAGAGAATTTCTGAGGCACTCCCGCGACAAGAGGCCGCGGCTGGTCTGTTGGCTCGGAGCACCCTGGTGGTCCTCCTAGTGTGGAGTGCAGCCAGCTGTCTTCGAGGTTcgaactttgttttttttttgtttttttaacacacaGGAATACTTGAAGAGTGGATTtcatttttgggattttttttttgcttttcttttttcatttttcatttttcattgccATGCACTGTCATCCCATTAAAATGTGAAACTTCACAGatgtaaaagagagagggaatgaaaacGTATTCGGTTCGAGATAAAGATCAAACTGAGTGAAGGATATACTATGTGTAACCGCAGGCACGGAGACGTAAATTAAGTGCTAGTGTGTTCAGTAGGGCCGAGTAGGTGCCGCCTGCGTGCGTGCTATCTAGCGTGCACAGACATGACTTCACAAACACAAAGATGCACTTAAAATCATTTTGCAGTCATCTTTAAACAGGACCAATTCATTCATTCGTGTCATCTAACAGAATCCCATTTAAGGTACATAAGTACATGTTGTGTGGACGTAGTACAGTGCAAAACATTAATCAACAGTTTCAGAGTGTGTTATGCCCAGGGTGCCTACTTGGGCGGTTGATGTTGTTTTTTACTCACTGGGAAAATGACTTAACATTTTGCTGCTATCAGTTGAAATGAAAATAATCATTGGTATTGTGTATTTTGGACTTCATTTTACTCCGTTAAATCTGTTGCCTCTGGTTGTCTTTTCTTGTGGGCATTTTGGTTTTCTTAGCTGGCTGTACAGAGAGGTGGCACCAGTAAAATACCAacgctggggtgagtttctcaaaagagaagttgttagcctgttagcaacttcggtagttgtcaatgggaaaatgcattgaaaacaacaaagtagctaatgtagtaagcaactttggttttgagaaattcacccctggtcacCTAGTTGTGCACTACCATTGGAGGCTAAGTCAAGCAAAGATTAACAACATCGAGGCAGGCATACAGAACGATTTGGGAAGGCTTAAATTATCCTTTTTTTATTCAAACCCATGGTCTAACATGTGAAACATGCTTTAGACCATTCCGATTCTGCTTGttgacgattttttttttcaaagaaagcTTTGAGTGAATTTTACCACAAAGTCTTGACACTGGGCAATGAATGAACAACAGGACATTGTATTGAATCAGTTATTACAATTGTTTTATCTTAAATACAGGTTATCTTATTTACCTGCCAAGTATTAGCCAAGTGTTTATTGCTATTACAAGCATTTCATCACTAAAACAATTGGAAAACGCAAATATGGTAAAAACTCAAGAAGTGTTTCTTATACATCCTTTCCCCACAATAAATGTGTACCGGTAGTTATGGTTTAATACATCGATTACTAATAATATGTTATTGAAAATGTTCATTAGACTACCTGGTAACGCATAGTAACTATACTTCCTATAAGTATACTTTCCCCTAAAATATAAAACTCTCCCAGAACAAAATGGTATATGCCAGTGTGGTTTGCTTGAGCTTATATACTGTCACCTTTTTAAGCTCCTTAGAGTTGTTCAGCACCAACGTGAATGCCAAAATGCATGTCTGTCACTAGTGTTTGTCTCTTTGTGTTCTTCAATGGGAACCAACACATAACTGCATTGATGTCGCTGCAAAGGCAAAGGGCCAATGCTGCTCTCAGTCTCACAAACTACTTTAGACTCTGTAGAGAAATAGTCCGTAGTTCTATCATCTTAACAAATATTGTACAATCATTGCAACATATACCAATGTGTCCTGCGCTGTCATGCCGGTTATGACAATGTTGTAAATAGATATAAATATATTGATATTTTTAGGCAAGTTTACCTAAATCTGTGCATTGTGTGCCTTATACCAAGAGTAATTCTTCTTAGACGTGCTAAATTGGTTCTAAAGATTCAATAATCGTTTTCTTACAATCTGACGAAATTAATTGGCAAATAGACAAAAGGTGCGTCCTATCACAGTCAGCTTCAACTGCAGTTATTGGAGGAGTTAATTAAGAGTCAATTTAGTGACAAACATTCCATTTCAGGATGTATGATCACAATAATCAGAGAAACCCCATGATAGTTTTGTGGAAGGGTgcttgggtgcatttctcaaaagagaagttgttagcctgttagcaactttggtaatgggaaaatgcattgaaaacaacaaagtagctaatgtagtaagcaactttggtttcgagaaatgcaccctttaTTTGATACAGCACACTGAGGCTTCACATGGTGAATGTATTGTTGACAGCGGGATGTAGACCAACAGTCACTCATCTGATCTGCGGACATTGTAAATTATTTTACACTTCAGTGAAAATGCCACAAACTGTTTAAAATACATAACTGATCTTCTACCATCAAAACGGTTTATAATCCTCAGTGTTTTCTTTCGTGGGGGGGCTTCTGTTTTATTTTCACTTTACTTAATCCAACCGAGTCATTTCAAATAATCTCGCATTTCAGTATAATGAGAATGAGGTGTCAACAAACCTGTACGAGCCCAAAGTTATACCATTTTGTTTACGAGCGATGATTGTATTTGAATAATTGCCTGTTTGGTTCAGTTGGATGTCGTCATCTGCTAACTTTCCATTTTTTGTACTGACTGGGAGCCACATACGCTCTCCATCCTCAACAGTGTCCTGATAAGCTGCCTTGTATATTGCAATATGAATTCATTTTTCTGTTGCAATCTGAATCTAAGCCTTTATGTGCAAATGAACCAGATGGTTTGAAttctcatttgtttttgttttttgtttgttttgtttgttatttttattttttaatactgtgCGACCTGAGCAGACGGAATACAGTACAGTTGTATGTTTTACAGAGTATTTTAACGTGTAGATATATTGTAAAGTTGTACTGTGAATGTGTACATAATTATGTTCTtttgttttaaagatattttgGTTGATTTTTTTTAACACGGCATGTATAGTTGAAATAAAATATCACTGCATATATGCGAATTCCTTTCTTTCTTGATTCTTATGCTAAGTAATCAGAGCGAATCAGAGCTTGAATAGCAAAAGGTATTTAAACCCAGCCACATAGCTCCCATAACTGTCACACCTTTACTAAGCGTTACTAAAAGCCAGAGCATAAATCACCCTGCTGCAGTGTAGGCTGATGGCTTGCaccgagggagaggaggagggggtgggggtgggggtgtactaGGGTCAGtgctggggggagggggtggggctgggtggggaggagggaggggtgggtgggttaTATTTTTAGACGCTGTCTTGTTTTGAAGTTCCAGGCCAGTGGAGAGTCCAGCACTCCTGATAGCGTTGTTGGGAAAGTTTCCAAAGTTGTTTGTAACCGTAGTGGCCAACATCTGGCCAGCAGGCTATgttatgctacgctacgctatgctattctctctctctctctcacacacacacacacacacacacacacacacacacacacacacacacacacacacacacacacacacacacacacacacacacacacacacacacacacacacacacacagagttgcacagAAGTAGGGGTCCAACTCAGCTGATAAGATCAGGTATATATATGGCTGGCCTGAagtagcatcagcagcagcagcagtgggaggggtggggggttggacaAGCTGGCTGTGCCGAAAGGCAACTGCACGAATCGCTGAATGTACAGTAATTACACTGTCCAGTGAAGAATGACATTTCTTCTGAGAGAGAAGTGGGGGCTGCGTAATATATAAAGGCCCCCTCCACCACATCATGCAAGCTTATCTGGGCCATGATTCATACTGTTGTTATTACCACTGCAGACAAAGCAATGTTTAATGGCTTCTATAGTTTCCGCTCCACGTGGCTGGCTCCACATTTCTCACTGTTTCAGCATTAAAAACGTCGTGTCCGGGAGGACGCCATCCATCAGGGGGTCATTTTCACCACCGCCACTTCACTGCCTGAAGTGTAACCACCGCAACCAGATTTAACTCCAAAGAAGTTAGGAACCACATCAAGCAAAAGATTACAGCCCGTGATGTCGGGCCTATTGGGAGGGAGGCGGGGCTTTTACTACAAATAGCTTGCAGAGTgctgttgattaaaaaaaaagcatTTATTCTTCAAAATCACCACAGCAAACAACTCCACTCTTTCAGCTGGTTGTTTGCAGGCTTTGGGGGAAATTGCAATAGTCGCTAGCCTGTTTATCCCAGCTGAACTGACGCTATGTTTGATCAAGCTGCCTTTGTGTGTCGTCACCGCCGTCTCCGTCTCTGTGTTGGCACAAGTGCCTCTTCATTTGCTTTTTCCAAGCAGCATTGAAAATTCACACCCGGCCGGTGGTAaaccctccattcctcctcctcctcctcctcctcctcctttcgcaCAATAGTGGCACATTCCCACCCCATGTCTCTGGATAGCCAGAGTGGACTGGGGAGAATGGGGGAGATGGATGAAGGGGGGCCAGcacagggatggatggatgatgtttcccaaacttttttttccggCTAGGATCCCCTAATTTCACAatttaacaatattttctattTCTATATTTTCTATCCCCCCACCCCCGTGCCCCATTATATTCCAAATGGAAAACATTTGTTGTCCATTAATGTTGCTAAATTTTGAAATTCAAAAAACCTCGTGAAAAGAATACATAAAGTCTACTGTACTTTTTAAGAATGCAAGTTAGTATACAGTAGTTGTTTTTCTACATTGTTATATCACatacatgtgtatatgcatgtgttgtGTATGGATTTACATACAGGCATGCCCCTCTCTCTGCAAAGCCCCTGCAATATTTCCACGACTCCCGGTTTGGGAactggagagaaggagaagggggagcTGGGGGGGTCGGTGTGCCACAGGGATGTACGGTGTCTTGATTCAAATGCAAGCCTCATCGGCCCACATCTATAAAGGGGATAAATAGCCAGGGGGCCAGGCAAACACGGAGCTTTGCTCGCCCCCATTCAGGCCCGTCTCTCCTCTTACCCACTCTGCATTTTAGCAGGGCGACGGGTCATCCGCACAGCAGTGCACTTGGTAATGAAAGACCAGGGAACAGGGAACGGGGCAATGAAACCTTAACACAAATCCACACAAACCCCTCCTGTCCTCCCCGC is a genomic window containing:
- the sema6dl gene encoding sema domain, transmembrane domain (TM), and cytoplasmic domain, (semaphorin) 6D, like isoform X1: MNHYSSSSTAILTCYNLHCTYIIPKSSSCFCVCVCFQVTSSFSPNRKCPLSVSVMGSRSVFPLLIFVLLTASRLEAVSFPEDNIPIDVVDYHYARQYPVFRGRPSGNESQHRLDFQLMTKIQDTLFIAGRDQVYLVSLRESYRNEIIPYRKLTWRSGQGDREMCAWKGKHRDECHNFIKVLVPRNDDLVFICGTNGFNPMCRYYRLDNLEFDGEEISGLARCPFDPKQTNVALFADGKLYSATVADFLASDAVIYRSMGDGSALRTIKYDSKWLKEPHFLHAVEYGQYVYFFFREIAAEHNNLGKVVYSRVARICKNDIGGSQRVLEKYWTSFVKARLNCSVPGESFFYFDVLQSITDIIDINGVPSVVGVFTTQLNSIPGSAVCAFAMSDIEKVFRGRFKEQKTPDSVWTPFPEDKLPKPRPGCCAGHSPAESFKTSMEFPDETLMFIKSHPLMDAAVPSIGDEPWFTKTRVRYRLTALAVDSEAGPNRNHTVVFIGSEAGVVLKVLAKSSPFSLNDSVLLEEIDVFNRAKCLSNNEDDRHILSFHLDKDTHTLYVAFSSCVVRIPLSRCERYSSCQKSCIASRDPYCGWMPHGACEKIPPGVLTGYEQDVENGNTTRLGDCHEFLATTSAPDYKSYGDPTSDMELSSPPDSVTPPKASGPIDSPKIIATTQKPELIGSRKFVQQDAPATSNSFESLPGVQEGIWDIRSAESNQLVHMNILISCVFAAFLLGAFIAGMVVYCYRDAFLRKPRKIHKDTESAPSCTDSTGSFAKLNGLFDSPVKEYQSNIDSPKLYTNLLSNGKDTPPSDDTKTMILSSQPPELAALPTPESTPVLQQKSLQPLKNQWERAHGKVNGGSRKDFPSSPPPHTAVGHVHIPSAVVLPNATHDQRSAYSTAEMPRSERKVQNTEQSGSKSSRKDHRTSVDARNTLNDLLKHLNDNNGAQKAILVEMPQKSRQHLMLDPMVSMTEIPPKVPSREASLYSPSSSLPRNSPTKRVDVPTTPTTPTSPTGFPMSTLERQRAYHRSSSQRHSISSMPKGMHSPNGVPVSRQPSMNRGGGHHMPPTPPSRLDSHASPMMGMHPPQQASVSRQSSYSGHGSLPRMGLKRTPSLKPDVPPKPNGFVPQTTQMRVVNKYSY